The DNA region aagtttttttcaaagtatgtcacatatttaaataattaaattatttccatttaaaaactcttaaaaataactttacacaaaataatcaaaaaaatattttttaataatgaaactcTTACATTGAAACAGAAATCATGTTTAGAAGATAAGGCTAATATTTTGTAGTgtgtaaattcataattatatctATGATCTAACcagatattcattaattataataataaataacattatagtATCATAAATATGgttttaaatcagttttcCTAAGTGTGTCACagagtttaaataatataattatttgaatatttaaaaattgttacttatgacaaatattaatataaaattattttaagaaagttACATTAAGATGAAACtttttagaaaacaaaattaacatttttttattattggtaGCTATTGataatgatttataatttttaacaatttttaaccatctgtgatatacattaattaataataaataataacattaataaaactataactattgttataaatgttttcttaattatgCTCTATACgtgaataataaagttatttgatcatttaaaaaatatattggtgactaatattaatgtaaaattgttttaataatgttctAAAATGTGAAGATTTTgccagtaaataattatttttagaacacaaaattaacattgtttaattattggtaAGCTATtgataatgatttaaaattattaacaatttttaaccatGTGTAAtatgcattaataaaattataactactgttatcaatattttcctgaatatctaaaattatcttaataatgttatattaaggCGAAAATTTtgccaataaataattatttttagaacacaaaattaacattttttaatcatttgtaactatagataataatttataattattaacagtttttaacCATCTGTAAtatgcattaattaataataaattataacatacaattattactattgttataaatgttttcCTAAGTATgctatataatatatagttaatttatttcatttatttttaatatttaaaagttgatttttcactaaattatttagaagtaaTAAACTGATAACAAGGGTTAATATTACttcatataaaatagtaaaattttattttaacagttttgttgtttttaaccCATTTGTAAATTCGTAATTATGATATATCTAtatctattattttcaatattaatacaatcaaCTGATgtcaaactttaatattactttatgtaaaataataaaaaaatattatagtaatgTTACATTAATGTCAAGGTTTTGCAAGTAAATAATCAAGTTTAGAATATAaaactaacattttttaattgcttttgGTTATTGACAAtgacttataattattaacagtttttaaccatttataatttgcagatttataattatgtttttgatctctacagatatttattaattaataaataacatagtaTCATaactataaatcaattttactttgtatgttacatagtttaaataatataattatgttaattgaaaacagttttttagttttaaatttaaaactatttttgacatatatttatataatttgatgtGCCACCTTTAGTAAAGTAGTTTGTttgaaatactattttaaataaactttttttattttggaatcttgtattaaacaaaatcgtaaacatttgtttgtttgttttttattatatatatatatatatatatatatatatatatatatatatatatatatatattcttatatctcatttattatgtataaattttaattaatttaaattgtgccACATGTATACATACAGAGTGATCCTTAACttgataaatgtttattgaaaatctaTGTAAACAAATCTCGTCAAATGAAATATGTGATTGAACTTTCATATTTCTTTCAGAATTTCGCCAATTtggttgattaaaattttgtatcaactataaaaatatgaattagtcgtattattatattaataattttaattaaattaataaaatattgtataatattgtatGTATCTGTATACCGGTAAcgtattttaagttaataagaAACGCAAAAGATTCCTTTATGACATTTATTTGATGTATATATTAGATGAACAAATGAAGTGAGCAAATAATGTTATgaaaaattggataatttgTAAGAAAGTTAAATGGATTTtaacgtaaatatttaaaaattttggtggTCATCTATATCGTTTATACACTTGTCCCCTACCGGGTCCATTCAGAAATCTAAATAGTTTTTCGTATATTTTGAGGCATTCTCCTCGTTAGACTGCTGCGTAAgctgttgttttatttgtttgctgTCGTTCTCCATGAGGAAAAATTGTTGCCacgaattaataattctttggTCGTCGTAACAGTAGCGTCTGCTCGTTGTGTCCACATTTATTCTacctacaattaaaaatgtttatatttttttatcacgaAGCAGCCACTATATTTTATACCTCGGTAGGTGTTTAAATATGCATCTTCATAACTTGAATCGTTTTTGCTCAGAACATTAAACTTATAACAAAGCTCTGGAAGAACCtctaaaaagataaataaatactattagttttttaaaaataaaaatactttttactcACCTGAGAACTgattatcattatattttctacACTGAGTAGTTGATATACCCACATCTAAAACAAACAccatacatttttctaatatgtTTCAATCGTTAATATTTGTACATACTGGCACAAAAACTGCAATGCGCTTTTTTTGTATCATTCTTTTGTACGTCAAAGAGtttcttttttgaaattagttcaTTAGTTTTGCTATAACTTCCTTGTgcagtttttatttgtttcctcCTCTTAAAATCTTGTGGGctctctttaattaaaaataaattttaaaattaatattaatttaattcctgttatacattttaatattaaatataaatatataaattaaatacctcTTAGCATGGTTGGCTTctcaatttcattttcaattactGTCTTACTGTCGTCTGAAACAgccttttctaaaaatttataaattcatacttttataaaaaaaaaacgcttagattattactaaattatctaaGTTTATCAAACtgtttatcttttttaaactCTGTAcatcaatatattcaaaaactaaaattttaaagttaaataattgttgcaataagtaaaatatagcTGTGCAAACTAATTGATAATATCGTCAACCGGTGTCCAAATAATTAAACGAGGGTCGGAATAAAGAGATTAATTGCTGTTGTTGAATAAGTTATCAGAATTTTGATTGGATTTAGTCATTATCGTTTAAGCATTAGATAATTCTGCCAATTTATACAAACCTTCCGACACGTTTTCCATCGTTGCATTGATATTACGATCCACCTGATCATTGTCACCTTTGCATTCTGGCCACTGGAAGTTTTTCTTCCATTCTGCGAATTCATTTCTTATCGTTTCATCGTCTATTTCATATGTAATAAGAGCTCTGCCAATTTTTTGATCATCTGAAAATTAATGGTAAGTAATTCTTTCGTTATGCAAGTGCAGACTTACATTTGAATATATCCAGACTGAAAGTGTTCTCAggattgaaaatttgttggaTTGCTCTCTTTGGAGGTATTCGGCGTTTTCGGTAGGGCACGCTTTTCTGAAAGAGTTCAAACgataaatgttgaaattggatctaaattaatacaaaccaTCCGACTACTAGATGAAGAGTAAGGTAATTGACGCCGCTTTAAATTGTCCGTTCTTGAGCCAGTGATGTTGGTTATTCCTTTACCGATAAGTCTCGCGTATTTTGGTAGTGCCCCGACAAGGAATTGCTTGAAGAAGGACATTGTGATGTTCTCCAAGAGCTTGTATCAAATCATAAAGGAAATTTCACTATTTAAATcacaacataatttaatacattttacatgACTGACAGACACATCAgacaaaaatgtcaaattgcATTTAACtgcagatatttttaaaatcagtgtatttaaataaataccaacagcaaaacgtaaaaattttacagtgTGCTCAATATATGACAATTTATTAGagttttagaattaatattatttgaaaaacaaaaacaaaatgttacatcgaaaatagtaataataaaaaattataacatataaaataataaaaaagttctgattaaatattcaaagaacagaaaattttgaaagatgtaaataattagcttctttatatatatatatatatatatatatatatatatatatatatatatagagaaAATTTCTGGGTTGCATTAATTAGTTAGAGATattgatcaattaaatttgcaatgGATATGCCAATAAAAATCGTTTCGGCTAAATTACGATCGAAAGAATTAACTCTGtcaactataaatttataaaaggcgATTTTGAACTGGAATACCGTCAATATTGCAAATATTCGAAaaggaatttaatttgaattattacagCGTGCAGGtcggttttaataaaattcttgctGTACCAGCAGTGCTTTGTCACAACAATTTTagagtaaaaattaatcaaaaacattACTATTTAAGTGTACTTTACATCAAACTTCATTACGCCAATCCATGTGAATTTGAAAAAccagtttcaatttaaatgtaaaacaaatttgtcGATCGTATTAAGATACAAAAAATGGGTATTTCCAAATACCTGCA from Aethina tumida isolate Nest 87 chromosome 1, icAetTumi1.1, whole genome shotgun sequence includes:
- the LOC109602132 gene encoding uncharacterized protein LOC109602132 isoform X2 — encoded protein: MSFFKQFLVGALPKYARLIGKGITNITGSRTDNLKRRQLPYSSSSSRMKSVPYRKRRIPPKRAIQQIFNPENTFSLDIFKYDQKIGRALITYEIDDETIRNEFAEWKKNFQWPECKGDNDQVDRNINATMENVSEDDSKTVIENEIEKPTMLRESPQDFKRRKQIKTAQGSYSKTNELISKKKLFDVQKNDTKKAHCSFCANVGISTTQCRKYNDNQFSEVLPELCYKFNVLSKNDSSYEDAYLNTYRGRINVDTTSRRYCYDDQRIINSWQQFFLMENDSKQIKQQLTQQSNEENASKYTKNYLDF
- the LOC109602132 gene encoding uncharacterized protein LOC109602132 isoform X1; translated protein: MSFFKQFLVGALPKYARLIGKGITNITGSRTDNLKRRQLPYSSSSSRMKSVPYRKRRIPPKRAIQQIFNPENTFSLDIFKYDQKIGRALITYEIDDETIRNEFAEWKKNFQWPECKGDNDQVDRNINATMENVSEEKAVSDDSKTVIENEIEKPTMLRESPQDFKRRKQIKTAQGSYSKTNELISKKKLFDVQKNDTKKAHCSFCANVGISTTQCRKYNDNQFSEVLPELCYKFNVLSKNDSSYEDAYLNTYRGRINVDTTSRRYCYDDQRIINSWQQFFLMENDSKQIKQQLTQQSNEENASKYTKNYLDF